TAACCTCAAAATTAGTATTAGTTACATTTTATAGACCAAACAACTGCTTTTATACTCCccctattctttattcattctgtTTTAGTTGTCAACAACAAAACTAATAATATAAGTAGACACTCATCACCATTACGTGACATGGAAATAGGACATCTTGAAGCAATGGAGGAGATGCTTGTTCAGGAGGACATACCTGATCTAGCATATTCTCAGCATGAAGTTGGACCAAATTCTTACAATTCAAATCTAGAAGATTTCTTTGTGGACCAAGATGAGAGCAacaaagaaaaaagatagcatcCAGATAACAATGAGAATATAAGTGGACATTCTCCACCACCAGAATGTGACATGGATACAGTTCATCTTGATGcaactgatacaggtttgttACATTCTTTACCAAATTCAAGACTGCTTAAAATTTCTATTTCAGACTGCAGATGATGATAAATATCATTAGAATGGTATTATAGATACCATTATTTTCAGTATCAAGCTACTTACATTATGGAATATTGAATACAGCAtccaatttcataattaaatacTACAAACATTAACTATGCAaccacaattattattttgttaccTTTATTCTTTTGTCATTCTGTTTCAGTTGGCACTGACTATGAGAACATAAGTGGACACTCACCATCAAAACATGACATGGATATAGGTCATATTGAAGTGATAGACGGGCTGACTTTACAGGTGGAGGGAACTTATCCAGTATCTTCTCAGCATGGAGTTGAATCAAATTCTTACAATTCAAACCTAGAAGAATTCTTCGAGGACCCAGATGATGGCGACAAAGACAAAACATACCATCCAGTTAACAGTGAAACTAATGACACCAGTAGTGAAGAAGATTCCAGCATACCCCCTAGCAAGAAAAAAAAGGGGGCACATTTGACCACCTTAGCTAATATACCAATGTCTTTTCAGAATTCAGAA
Above is a window of Nilaparvata lugens isolate BPH chromosome 4, ASM1435652v1, whole genome shotgun sequence DNA encoding:
- the LOC120351129 gene encoding uncharacterized protein LOC120351129, with the protein product MDTVHLDATDTVGTDYENISGHSPSKHDMDIGHIEVIDGLTLQVEGTYPVSSQHGVESNSYNSNLEEFFEDPDDGDKDKTYHPVNSETNDTSSEEDSSIPPSKKKKGAHLTTLANIPMSFQNSENVSSVHDKSNGVPGSVSDEASSSSCY